A region of the Electrophorus electricus isolate fEleEle1 chromosome 7, fEleEle1.pri, whole genome shotgun sequence genome:
CTGCAGTCGGGCAACAAATGACGTTGTTAGAGTAACTAAAGACTTGAACCGCCGTGAAAATACCGGAATGACGGTCACGGTTCCCTCCTGTCTTCGCCTCATTACGCACCGACGTTCCGTGCCACGTCCGCGTTTACGCAGCGCTCAGCTCGAGACCTGCGCTATCTGCTGTCGTACTGCGCTCGCGGCAGTGATTCCGACCGCCAACAACAGGCGCGAGCCCTCGAGAAGGCTGAGGAGCTCGCGCGGTGCGTATGGTCATGTCATTCTCGCCAAGGATCAAAGCAGTTTGAAGCTCACAGCCTAGCTCGCGCATAGGACTTCCAGTCAAAATGGATGAACTCATCTGAGTTTGATGTATACACCACTTTCTGCACGCGAGATTCAGTGTTACGAAAATCCGGGTTTTATGAAATAAGTTTCATGTCATTTTCCTTCACTTTGATGCTTCAGATTAAACCACCATTTGCCCTGCTGGCGCGCGATAATCCACCCCTCTCTGCTTCCACTAATGAAACCGAACTGATTGCAGCCGCAGACTTGATTATTTCGATGGTTATCGGTGATTATAAGTGACAGAAGGACGGCACGCCACGTCTGCGCCACGTCTTCTCTTCTTTAATTCACAAGTATCGGAATGTCTCGAGTCACGCCGTCTTCTGCCCATCCGATTACATGTTGTCCAGGAGGATCTGTCTCTGGGGATCCAGCAGTGACAGCTCCAGCGCCTCTCCCCTGGGCTTCCCAGCACTTCAGCAGTTGTAGCCTAAAACGTCCTGTTTCCTTGtacgtttttttaaaaataatcattttaatttgttctaCAAGTCACGTTTACGTCAATGACCTGTAAGTTCTATagcaaaacaatgttttcagGACCCCCATTCacatgtttaatgtgtaaaaGCAAATTTGGTATGATTATGAAATTATGAGAGCGAAAAACAGCCAGCTATCATTTATGCACTATAGTAAGGATCGCCTGAGGTTCCTATATGCgcattctttttcatttgtcttgCCTCATTTACGGTTATTTTACAAATTAGAGAACATTTAAACCGACAGCATTGCATTGACCCATTTATTTTGATGTACATCGTAATACTGGGAGATGCCATCATCTCCACTACTAAAGCGGGGGTTTGCATGCCGCTGGGTCACCCAACTTCACTGCGGAGCTCCGCAACTCGCCCTATGCATCTCCACGCCACACCACCAAAGCACCCACACCACGGCAACACCAACCACCCCATACCACCGCGCTTCAGCTGATGTTAGAAAAGTGTCGGTCATCTCCAGCtgccagacacagacaaaccccGCGAGTTCCAATTTCCTCATAAAAGTGTGACACGTGTAAAACAGTAACCCGAGAAGCCATTAAGCACCTACCTTATTCGGGATCCTACAGGGCTGGCGTGTGCTCACCGTGCAGCACGCGCTTTGGTGCTGAAAAGAACAGCGCATTCAGCGAGAGCGAATCACAAAAATGTTCTCCGCCACTGTGATTGGTCgtgtctacacacacgcacgcacacacacacacacacacacacacacacactttttaccCAGTAAGGAGGCATGCAGTCAAACTACAGAAAATGACTTgattctaattattttattaatgggACTCATACTGAAGACCGACACCTTCCTTCACGTGGCGGAAATTCTTCAGCGCGACGGGAAACCGTCTCGCAtcctaaaatattaatttaccTCCCGCACGTGTTCTTAGCCTTCACCCTTTAATATTTCCGGCAGGACACGGACTTTGGCCTGCGCGCGCGGCGCACGAACAGCCTTCCGTCACATTGCGATGTAACGCGCGAAGAAAAACAACGCACGTGACGAACACTGCGCAGCGCTGCAAAATGTAAAGCCAATCAGCTCACCACGTGAAGGCATGAACAGCCTCTCCGTCCGCGTGGAGTGCTGCTGCCCTCTCGTGAGGACCAAGTGGTAGGACAACCTTACTTTTATCTCTAGCGCTGCACGACCACAACACGGCGCAGATCGTTTAAAACACGGGCGTGCACTAGCACGTCGCGATTAATCACTCGCGTGCATTAACAACACGTCGCGATTAATCAGTGGCGTGTATTTGCGCGTCGCGATTAATCACTGGAGCGTATTAGTACGTCATGATTAATCGACAAATAAACGCGACCCAAGTGTTCCAGACTGCTTTATTGGCGCTAAAGCAAAACTCATAATTGAATACATTCATTTAGCCTGTGAGAAAAGTTAGACCAGAGGCGTCGCCCTTCCTCACGGAGTCTAGAGAAATGACAAGACCCCGTAGGTGAGGAAACCGGCTGCACGTGCGGTTCGAAACAAGCGCCGTGTCCAAAAGCACGGAATGAGTAAGATGGCAATTTCATCCCTCTGTAGATATCTGCATTAAACACACGTCAACGTCAAACGATGGCAGCTCTTCCCGTTTTGACCCGGAGTTTGTCTTGGAGCAAATACTCCCTCAGGTTAATACAGttcaacttaaaaaaacaaaacaccccccccccccccccaaaaaaaaaacaaaaaaacaaaaaacagaggcTGTGTTGTAGTTCAAGGGCACagaaaaatactgtaaaaacatTCCAGTGGTGTTGAGTCCTAAGCACATGGCATCCTCCAGCACTAAAGGAAAAAACTGGGTCCAGATGCAAGCCCAAACGGTTGCACTGAGTACCAATGAGAACTGCGTGGTTCGAGCCATTACCGTGCTGGGGCTGCCGACTCTCATGCCTGGTGCACAGGTGAACGGGCTGCACACGCAACGGTACGAGATCGGGCCGCCGGTGTGACGTGCACGTGCAGGACATGAGCAGCCCAGCCAGGAGCACAGAGGCCTTCCCCTCAAGCAGCCGTGTAGTGTTTCAGTCCTCTCTGATACATGGTTCATTCACCAACAGCCCACAGCAACCCAGAATGGCTGTCTTGAACGAAGAGACCACTCCCCCAACCTGGAGGCCCAAAATGCACTTGAGATGAAAAGATGTGCTCAGATGAACCAGTATTGTGGTATGTACAGTCAAGTATATACAATGAATCtctgtcatgtctctctctctggtccaGTTCTTCTCCCTCGATACGATTAGCAGCTCATTCCTCCGACATCCTCCAAGACTCTGGTCCTCACCGTCAGGGAGCCAGGACATCATCTAAAGGGATCTGtgaacagaagagagagagagacagagctgtgAGATAGCTAAGTGGTCAATAATTAGCCCTGTTTAAACAGCCTCATCTCTGCGGTGATGCTGGTGCCCCGTGGGACCCTGAGCCACAAGCGGACCGTGACTAAGTGATAATCAAGTGTGTTGTTTTAACCTGCATGCTGCTAAGCACCTGCTTCCAGGAGGATAAAGCAGTCCCTCCACCCTCAGACCCTCCACCCAGACCGCGCTAACAAGCCTGAGCCCACGGTCACGGAGACGCAGCGGATCCATTAACATgtacacaccccacccacaacccccagtacccccccccccacacacacacacacccctctaccaGGACAGCGTGACCAACAACTGTTCAAACAAGGTCcatgtctatacacacacacacacagactctcactcacacagactcactcacacacaaagactcacaACAAACCCCTCatctgcggggggggggggctagtgCTGGCGAGTGGCTCACCAGAGCAGGGACTTGGAGCGCGTGCTCACGCCCGCCGTCCTGGCCTCGCCGTGGGCTGCGTTGCGATGGCTCCTCTTGTGCGACTCCAGGTAAACCTTCTTGGCGAATGCGCGGCCACACATGTCACACGCGTGCAGCGAGAAGTTCTTGGTGACTCGCACCTCTGTGCCGTCCTGCACGTCCTGGTCGTGATGGGCGGGGCCATCTGAGCTCTGGGTGCCACGCGGGAACAGGCTCTGCTTGCGGGTGACGGGCGGCGAGGGCCCGGGGCCGTCGGCCTTGCGTCCGTTGACGTCTCCCCTGGCGTGCCGGCGCTTGGTGCCGTCGCCCAGCACGACCTCGGCGGGCTTCTTCACCACGCGGCTCTCCAACACCGGCAGGATCTTGGCCAAGTACGCCGTGTTCTTCTTGTGCACCACGGTGACGTGACGCAGGACGTCGCGCTTGCGGCGGGACTCGTAGCAGCAGACAGGACAGCGGTAGAACTTAATGAAGATGTCACTGCCGTTGTCGGTGTGCAGCTCGATGTGCTTGGCCAGATTCTCCCGCGAGCTAAACTGACGCTTACACAGTTTACAGAACAGCTGCTTGAAGTCGAAGCCCAGGGCGAGTTTGTGTCTGCGCATGAGGGGGCTGGCGCGCTCCGGCCGGCTCTCGTCGTCCGGGGAGCCCTGGCCCCCGTCCTGGGCCCCATCCTGGCCCCCGTCCTGGCCCCTGCAGCCGCGGACGGTGACCTTGTGCACAAAGCGCATGTGTCTCTTCAGCCGAGCCAGCGTGCTGTAGGTCCTCTTGCACAGCAGACACTTGAGGGTAGACAGGTTGTACTGGGGGAGGGGCAACAGGGGCTTGGGGCGGACGGAGGCGGGGCCACGGCGCGGGGAGGCGGAGTCCAGCTCGCCCGGTTTGGTGGCGatgtcaggtgtgatgaggtcTCGGCGGAGGCCGCGGTGGACTTCGTCAAAGTGGCGGCGGACGTTGGCTTTGGTGGCGAAGGTTTTGGCGCAGATGGGACAGCGCTTGCCGTCGGTGGAGGGGGGGTGGATCTGGCCCGTCAGACGGTCCTTCATCACCGACAGCAGGCTGATCGGAACCGTGCGCGTCTCCGTGAACTTCCGTAGCTCTTCCAGACGTTGCTTGTGCATCTTCCTGCAGTGTCTGCGCACGCCGCGCCGCGTGTTGAAGTCCTTCCCGCACATGCAGCAGGTGATGACCAGGTCGCGCACACCATCACCTTCCTCCTGGtctccttcatcttcctcatcatcttcttcttcttcgtcgTCACTGTCACTGTCGCTGTCACtctcctcgtcctcgtcctcgtcgTCGTCCAGGACCACTCCATCGTCTCCGTCCGCCTCCTCCATCTGCTCCTCACTCTGGCCTTCCTCGTCCTCGCTGCACTCATCCTCACTCTCTCCGTCCATCTGTGGCTCCTCCCCCGCTTTTGCCTCCGCGTGGGGCGGTGTAGGCCTGCGCAAGCTCTCTCTGCTGTGGGCGGAGCTCTGATCGTGAGAAGGGGGGCCTCCGCCGTCCTTGTTGACCACATGCTGGTACACAGCGTTGGGGTTGCTCTCCATGGGCTCCAGTCGTACCACATGACCCTCTGGCCGAGGGTACAGGGTCTCCAGCAAGTCTTTAACCGCCAGGCTTTGTCTGTCGCTCCCCGTGTGCTCTACAGGAAACACGGCTCAGTCGTTATTCACATAAACATAACCGCCGGAATTACAGAAACGCGGGTCAGAATACGGACGATCTTTAGCAGGGCAGCAGGGGGCATCGCTGCAGTTGAACGTAGACCAACCTTCTGTTTCTGGCAGTCTGGGGAGGCAGTAGAACTCCTTGTGCGTGATCAGGTTCGGAAGGCCACGAAAGAGACTCCGACAGAGTTTACACTCAAAGATGGTGTCTACCTCCCGGAGCAGAATGTGCCTCAACTGTGTAGTACCTGTAATGGGCCAAGAGGAGGCAGTGTGTAGCCAACCTGAAGATGACTGTGTTCTTCCTGCTCACAGGGCACTCCCCCTTGAACAGCACACGCACTGAAGATCACCAATCACCTGAACCCTGAAAACAAATACCTCTACAAAACCCTTCATCAAATACAATGAATTAGATTAGAATTTGTTACCTGTACGGAAACATTCGATGATCTGGTGGATGCCGGACTTGGATGTGTTCTGCTGTCTCTGCAGTAAGGGAGGGTCTCCAAGCTCAACGCTGTACACTAGACACCAGAACAAACAAGGTAAACACCACCGTCAGACCATACGTCAGACAAAGGTGTGGTCACAACATGGACACCTTCGGGGCAAGACACACTCTGATTAGTGTGAAAGTTTACTGTAGTGATGGTGGTTTTTATTCAGTGAGCACAAGccaaggacagagagagaacagtgttgCTAATGAAATATGTGAATGTTAACACAGTCTGGGGTCTCTACTGCGCTCTGCAGGTACCACCCAACAGAGCaagcgagcgagagagattaATGTCTGTCTtcacaaaatatgtttaaattaatttaattacaaatacAAGTGAAGCCATTAAACTACACGGCGAGCTAACATTCTGATCAACAGCACAGTGATCGAGGGAAACCagaagaagagtgtgtgtgtgtgtgtgtgtgtgtgtgtgtgtgagagagagagagaaaatgaatgcaCAAGCAGGAAACTGCATCTGATGTGGACAGAATCAATATTGTGGAAAACAACGAATGGTATCAACATTTTAGAATcaatgtgtatttaaaaaataaataaataaataaaaatcaatatttttgaCAGACAAGCAGTTACACCCAACATCTGTTttctctgagggtgtgtgtacgtgcgcgtgtATGCACGTGTACaggtacacatgcacgcacacacacacaaccctgagtCATGACACCTCCATGTTCCCTTCAAACCCGACCAACTGAATTACTCTTTTTTGAACATCCACATTAACTTTAATGTTAATTAAGCCACATGGgttcaaatgttaaaatattattcataACAGATCTGTCAGTGAACTGTAAAACAAAGGGAGATTTAAGATACATAATCTTAACCACAACTGGACATTtgttaaaccaaacaaaaactcAGTGTACTGGTGGGTCACATGCACGGTGACCAGAGGAGAGGTCACCGTGGCAACCCTGTACATTCATCTCTAGCCTTTATGGATGTTCCCTGTAGGAACTGCAGCTGACAATCAGAAATCAGCTCAGAGAACATGGCCAGTGTAGAAAGGACAggaaattgggggggggggaattaagCCTCCAAACAGtagtaaccaaaacaaaacaaagacactgcATGTCACCATCAGTGGAAGTGTTCCGACGGAGAGCGTCTACTGTCCCCAGCTGCACATACAGGGGTGACGGAGAGCGTCTACTGTCCCCAGTGTCTTTAATAAAGTCAAGCATTTTGCCCATTTAACAGGGTAAACAAATGTTCAGAAAACGCATTGCTGACAGTTTGGAAAACAACAACCCCTAGTGGCCAGGAGCTCTAATGCAGCCTTTCTGAAAatgttgtggtgtgtgagatgatttagtcccacacacacacctcaaaaacTCTACTTGCCTGTTGACCAGCTCATCTGCATATT
Encoded here:
- the znf800b gene encoding zinc finger protein 800b isoform X1 produces the protein MDLTRCLKPTQISSSAVEDMDLSAEMRWSNEKSCQTDVLCHEPPKVCQPPVYSVELGDPPLLQRQQNTSKSGIHQIIECFRTGTTQLRHILLREVDTIFECKLCRSLFRGLPNLITHKEFYCLPRLPETEEHTGSDRQSLAVKDLLETLYPRPEGHVVRLEPMESNPNAVYQHVVNKDGGGPPSHDQSSAHSRESLRRPTPPHAEAKAGEEPQMDGESEDECSEDEEGQSEEQMEEADGDDGVVLDDDEDEDEESDSDSDSDDEEEEDDEEDEGDQEEGDGVRDLVITCCMCGKDFNTRRGVRRHCRKMHKQRLEELRKFTETRTVPISLLSVMKDRLTGQIHPPSTDGKRCPICAKTFATKANVRRHFDEVHRGLRRDLITPDIATKPGELDSASPRRGPASVRPKPLLPLPQYNLSTLKCLLCKRTYSTLARLKRHMRFVHKVTVRGCRGQDGGQDGAQDGGQGSPDDESRPERASPLMRRHKLALGFDFKQLFCKLCKRQFSSRENLAKHIELHTDNGSDIFIKFYRCPVCCYESRRKRDVLRHVTVVHKKNTAYLAKILPVLESRVVKKPAEVVLGDGTKRRHARGDVNGRKADGPGPSPPVTRKQSLFPRGTQSSDGPAHHDQDVQDGTEVRVTKNFSLHACDMCGRAFAKKVYLESHKRSHRNAAHGEARTAGVSTRSKSLL
- the znf800b gene encoding zinc finger protein 800b isoform X2 — its product is MDLSAEMRWSNEKSCQTDVLCHEPPKVCQPPVYSVELGDPPLLQRQQNTSKSGIHQIIECFRTGTTQLRHILLREVDTIFECKLCRSLFRGLPNLITHKEFYCLPRLPETEEHTGSDRQSLAVKDLLETLYPRPEGHVVRLEPMESNPNAVYQHVVNKDGGGPPSHDQSSAHSRESLRRPTPPHAEAKAGEEPQMDGESEDECSEDEEGQSEEQMEEADGDDGVVLDDDEDEDEESDSDSDSDDEEEEDDEEDEGDQEEGDGVRDLVITCCMCGKDFNTRRGVRRHCRKMHKQRLEELRKFTETRTVPISLLSVMKDRLTGQIHPPSTDGKRCPICAKTFATKANVRRHFDEVHRGLRRDLITPDIATKPGELDSASPRRGPASVRPKPLLPLPQYNLSTLKCLLCKRTYSTLARLKRHMRFVHKVTVRGCRGQDGGQDGAQDGGQGSPDDESRPERASPLMRRHKLALGFDFKQLFCKLCKRQFSSRENLAKHIELHTDNGSDIFIKFYRCPVCCYESRRKRDVLRHVTVVHKKNTAYLAKILPVLESRVVKKPAEVVLGDGTKRRHARGDVNGRKADGPGPSPPVTRKQSLFPRGTQSSDGPAHHDQDVQDGTEVRVTKNFSLHACDMCGRAFAKKVYLESHKRSHRNAAHGEARTAGVSTRSKSLL